A single region of the Elgaria multicarinata webbii isolate HBS135686 ecotype San Diego chromosome 14, rElgMul1.1.pri, whole genome shotgun sequence genome encodes:
- the COTL1 gene encoding coactosin-like protein has product MATKIDKEACREAYNLVRDDSTDVNWVSFKYEGSTIVPGQHGVDYEEFIRQCTDDIRLFGFVRFTTGDAMSKRVKFALITWIGESVSGLQRAKTGTDKTLVKEVVQNFAKEFVISDHKELDEDYIKGELKKAGGANYDAQAE; this is encoded by the exons ATGGCCACAAAAATCGACAAAGAGGCGTGCAGGGAAGCGTACAATCTTGTGAGAGACGATAGCACAGATGTTAACTG GGTATCCTTTAAGTACGAAGGATCTACAATTGTCCCAGGGCAGCATGGAGTCGATTATGAAGAGTTTATAAGGCAATGTACAG ATGACATTCGGTTGTTTGGCTTTGTCCGATTCACCACCGGAGATGCCATGAGCAAGCGAGTCAAGTTTGCCTTGATCACGTGGATTGGGGAGAGCGTCAGCGGCCTGCAGAGAGCCAAGACGGGGACCGACAAGACTCTGGTGAAAGAAGTAGTACag AATTTTGCCAAAGAGTTTGTGATCAGTGACCACAAGGAACTGGACGAGGATTACATCAAGGGCGAGCTGAAGAAAGCCGGAGGTGCAAACTACGATGCTCAggcagagtaa